Below is a window of Geitlerinema sp. PCC 9228 DNA.
AAGATTATTGCGATTAATTCCCAACGTCAATAGCCACCTTGACAAGGAAGGCAAAACGAAAAAAACTGCTACCAACCGCACATATCGGCAGTAGCAGTTACCTAGGAGAGTAAAAATGAGGACGCGAGATGGACCCAGACAAACTTGGTTGCGAACGAACAACCACGATCTACTTACTAGCTTTTTCTCCGGTTCGGGAATAGTCATCCTGGAAGCGAATAATATCGTCTTCCCCAAGATATTCCCCGTTCTGGACTTCAATAATAATCAAAGGAATGACCCCAGGATTTTCCAAACGGTGAGAGGTACACGGGGGAACGTAGGTAGATTGGTTGGTAAAAATGAGCTCTTCTCTTTCCCCGCAAACTACCTTCGCCGTTCCTGCTACCACAATCCAATGTTCGCTGCGGTGGTGGTGCATTTGCAGGCTGAGGCGATGTCCGGGTTTGACCTCGATTCTTTTGATTTTATAGCCTTTGCCTTCTTCGAGAACAGAAAAAGACCCCCAAGGACGCAGTTCCGTGGCTGCGACGCCTGTGGGTGCAATTGATTCCAACGCGGCTGTGGCGTTTTGAGGTACTTCTTGAGAGTTGGTCATGCTGCTTTCTCCTAAATTCTTCTATTAAGCGATCGCAACGAACAAATCAACAATAGAGGTTAGATACTGTTAAAACTTGCTGGCGAGCGGGTGCTGCTTCCGGAGTTGATCGATTTGTTACCATTACCATACCCAGTTTCGCCGAGCCTTGACTACTCCCCGCGCTGAAGCGACGGGGATTCCCCGGAGGGATTTCAGAACTTCCGACTTGTCGGACTCATAGGCGAAGTCAAATACGCCTCTATGGGTTGCCGAAGCTTCCCTTTACGTTCTTTTTTTGCCGTTCGCAGCTTCCATCACGATGCCAGTTCGGTACGCTCATCGCCCTGCCATTACTGCAACTCGGAGCCGCAATGCAATATCGCGCTTTCGGTTGCCGGGATTTCTCCGTACTAGGAACGACTCATTGCGTAGATGGTTGGCCCTACTAAGTCAACTGTTCCATTATATCACTGCGGCTAAAGCCGCACGAGTCGCTTTTCCGCCCCGCTCTAAAGAGACGGGGCTACCAAGCTCCCGAACTTTTTGCGTGTCACCCCCAATCTCTAGTATGCCCGCAATATATATCAAGTCTTTAACACAACCGCACCACCTTTATATTTCCTTTAATGAGGGGTTGCTGGGGAATTTTCCAGAAAAACGCCTATGCCGTTGTGGATTCTACCCGTTTGTCTGGGAGATTTGTTCAAAATCCGACCGCCTAGATACAACGTGGATGAGTTCCCCCCATCTAAATTTAAAGCATCGACAGCACCGATCCGTTGCATGATTTGGGCGGTGGTTTCCAAATTGGGGGCTATGGCTTTTCCGTCGCGATCGCAGGAATAATGGATAGCAGCCAGTAGCAACTTACCGGAATTGGTGGTCCCCACAACGCTACGAGGTGCCCTACCGGCGGCAAAATTACGGCTAAAGCTTTCCTGGGAAGCATTTAATACCTGGTCGCCGTTGCGCAACAAAATAGGACCCGCGCCTAGAATATGGGGATAATTGTTAAAATCCGTTGGTTGGGGCGATCGCTGGCTGGTCACGCGAATACCGACAGGAAAGGCAGAAGCGGCCGAGTGAAACGACCGCAGCGCTAGCAAATAACCATCTGTAGGAATTTGATAGGCTTTTTCGCCAGCTTTATCGGCTTGGTGGCGTTTGACCACCCGATGGTCGCGTACAATAACGAGAATTTCCCCATCAGTGAGCGGCGTATAGGTTTTTCCCCATTGGCGGTTGTAGCGAGCGATACCAGCACGCACGTAGCCACTGTTAAAAAAGATAACCGGAAATTGTCGCCCCGTACCGGTGGTAATGGTTTCTTGAAAGCGCAGGGGAGCAATTTTTACGTCTCCTTCGTCGTTCCAACCGATGGCACCGCGACCCAAAACCGGTGCTGACAACCACATGCCATCCCGACGCACCACCCCCAAAGGCAGATAATTGTTGCGGTTGAAAAATCCACCGTTGATGGCGGCATATGCTTGCCACTGGCGGGCTAACTCGGCTAGGGAACTCAAACCTACTTGGGTATGGGGCTGGCCGATGGGTTTGACAGCCATGGTTTCCTTTTTTAAATCAATTTCCAACCAGCGCACGCCCAAGCGATCGCTGCCCACCTGTATCCAATCTTGCCGCCAACGTATCCCAGGGGCCCACAACATATCCCGTTCTGGCATGGCTGTTGGACCCAAATCGAGAACCAAACGCGGCGGGTCGCCCAAGGTTTGTATGCGAGGCGGGCAGTGTAAGGGAGTTTGCAAGCGCAAGCGCAGCTTCCCCTCACGTACTTTTATGCCCATCAGGGAATCTTGGGCAAGGTTGGTGGCTTTCTTTTGTAATTCCTTGTTTAAAAATTGGGTATCCACCGCTACCATCCACTCGTGTTGGGGACGTGCTTGAGTTCCTTGAGGATCTTTTTGCTGCGATTGGCTTTCGGCGGTGATGCGACCCACCAGTTGGTTTTGCCAAGGGGTGGCGCGGTCGAACTGCAATACCCAGCGAATCCCCCATTCGTGTTCCCCACGGCGAATGGCGTTGACGGTGGCTTCCTGGGTAGTTACATGGAGGGTTTTTCCTTCGATCCACCAATGCCAACCGGCGTCTTGGGCGAGTTGGGTTATATCCAGATAGCGCGAACCCTGGGCTAGATGGGTTTCGACAGTCTGTTCGTAGGCAAACCACTGGATCGGTTGTTGGTCGGGGTTTTGGGTGTCTCGCAGTTCGCCGCCGAACAACTTACCAAAGGTGACATCGCGAATGCCCAAACGCCAGGAACTGTCTTTTTCAGGTCGCCAGCGATACCAAGGTGCGGCTACTTCCCGGCCGTTGATGGTCATGCGATCGCCCGATTGGGGAAGGTTGCTGCTTTCCGTAGGTGCTGGGGGCACCATATTGGCGAGCCCTCCCAATTTTTGGGCATGGTGGGTTGGTGGCTGTGCTTGGCTTCCCTGCAACCACAGGGCAAACAAACCGGTTGCTGCCGCCGAAGCGATCGCCCCTCCCAATTGGTACCAACCTTGCATACGCTAGCCCTCGTTCCCATCCTATGGCGATTATCCTACACCAAACGCTCTCTGCTGCCCTTTTTTTGACGGAGGCTTTTGTCTGGCGTTCCGGAAGTCAAGATTTCATGACATTTTCCAGACAGGTGGGGGACAAAATATCAAGATTTCATGACATAACGATCCCCTAGGGAACCTAAAACCGTCAAAACCCTTTCACAATAGGAATTTTCAGAACTTGACGTTTGCCGAAATATACGACAACATAAAAGCAGAGTGCGATCCCGAATCGGCGTCCTCCCAGATCCAAGCGCGATCGCTAAGTCAGCCTTCCCGACTGAAGCACGGGGGCTTCATGCCTCTAGCCTCAGGTAGCTGACCAGCCTCACCCCTTTAGGGCTACGTTTTTGTCGCCCTGCCGTTAACGGTTAAACCGCCCTACCAGGGGGAAGACAATGCCGTTAGCTCGACCAGCCCTAAAAACATGGGCAAGGAAAACATTACGCCGTCAAGGGTAGGCGATTCCGACTGTACCTCTTTTCGTTCTCCCCCCCTGGTGGGGAAGGCAGCTAAAGCCGTCGTTCATTTTTCCTCCCGGCGCTAAAGCGACAGGGCTTGCAAACGTATCCAAGATTTTCCGTGAATCCCACTTTTTACGTATTGCCGCAAAAAAACAGAAGCTTCCCAAGCTTGCTGTTCGCACCACCATCGCGATTCCCTCCCGAACGTTGACTTTTTCGGAGGCACCACCCTATGGCAAAAGAACGTCCACCCCTCGAAGAAATGACCTTGCGCCAGCTACGTCGCGTAGCCAGCGAACTGGGTATCTCTCGCTACAGTCGCATGCGCAAAGCGCAACTGCTCACGTCAATCCAACAAGCTCAAAAGCAGCAAACATCCTTAAACAATCCACCGCGTGTATTGGAGGCGCAGGAAGAAGTGGAAGCAGCCAAATTTCAAGTAGGTCAAGAAGATCGCAGCGGCGGCGAACTGTCCTCCGTAGACGAAGGATTGCCCGAACTCCCCGACGGATATGGAGAGAGCCGCATCGTCCTCATGCCTCGCGATCCCCAGTGGGCTTACGCTTATTGGGATGTTCCCAGAGAGCACAGAGAAGAACTACGCAATCAAGGGGGTCAGCAACTGGCCCTACGCTTGTACGATGTCACCGACATCACCCTCGAATCGCAAACGCCCCACAGCGTGCAAGAATATCCCTGCGACGAACTGGCGCGGGAATGGTACTTGCCGATTCCCGTAAGCGATCGCGACTATGCTGTAGAAATCGGCTACCGCTGTGCCGACGGTCGCTGGTTGGTTTTGGCGCGCTCCATGACCGTGCGCATTCCTCCAGTTTATCCTTCCGATTGGGTGGAAGACCAATTTATCACCGTTTCCTTTGACGAAGAAATTCAAGGTAAGACCTTCGCCAACTTGGTTCATCCCAGCGAAAGAGAAACTGCCCCTGCCAACGGCGCACCTGCCTCTGCCATTTACGACGATATTTTTGCACGCGCCCAGGGAGCCGAATCCCAGCGGGTTGCCGGTTCGGTATTTGGTTCCATGCACCAAGTTCCCGAACAAGCCATCAGCTCCTACGTTTTCCCCTCCGGCGTCGGCATGTGGGCAGTTCCCACCATGTCTGGCGTAAGCGTGAGTATGTCCGGTGTGGGTATGATGTCCGGTGTGGGCATGTCTGGCGTCGGATTTTCCGCTTCTGCCGTACCTGTCAAACCGCGCAAATTCTGGTTGGTGGCCGATGCCGAACTCATTGTCTACGGTGCCACCGAACCCGATGCTACGGTTACCATTGGCGGTCGTCCGATTAAGCTCAACCCCGATGGGACTTTCCGCTTTCAAATGTCCTTCCAAGACGGACTGATTGACTATCCGATTATGGCAGTAGCGGCGGATGGCGAACAAAGCCGCTCCATTCACATGAAATTTACTCGGGAAACGCCTTCCCGCAATACCAATACCAAAGAAGAAGCCGTGGAAACCTGGTTTCACTAAATTGCAACAGCTAGATTGAAAATAAATTAAAGGGAAGGGAAAACTTGTACCCATAGGGGGGATGCCTTCCCTTTTTTGTTGGGCATTGCTTGTGAAGAGGAAGTAGCAGACGGGAACAGGGCACCATGCTGAAAACAGCAGAAATGCGGTGGTTTTATACGGGGAAAGTACCAGAAAACGTGCAGCATTGGTTTGAAAAGGAACTCCCCGGCGACAATTTGCGATCGCGCGACACCCGAGAAGATGTTTATTTGTGGATTCCCCAGTGCGAATTTTTGGGGGTCAAACACCGGGAAAGTCGGCTGGAAATTAAATGGCGACAGCAAGCTTTGGGAAAATGGCCTCTGAGCGATCGCATAGTGGGAAATGCGGAAATCTGGATTAAATGGTTGTGCGTCGATCCCGAAAGCGACACCATGCTGCCCACCAATGTCATGACCCAACCCAGTTGGATTGGCGTACAAAAACAACGACAGCAGCGAATCTATACTTACCCCCCAGAGCAACAGGTACAACCTGCCCCAGCCGACGAATGGCTGAGCAGCGGCGGCGGCGTGGAACTGACCCAACTGAGAGTTGCCAACCAGGATTGGTGGACCTTGGGCATTGAAGTTTTTGGCGAAGGTCGCGATTTGTTAGACATTCTCCAAGCGATCGCAACCATTGTAACCGCCAGCTAT
It encodes the following:
- a CDS encoding phosphomannose isomerase type II C-terminal cupin domain; the encoded protein is MTNSQEVPQNATAALESIAPTGVAATELRPWGSFSVLEEGKGYKIKRIEVKPGHRLSLQMHHHRSEHWIVVAGTAKVVCGEREELIFTNQSTYVPPCTSHRLENPGVIPLIIIEVQNGEYLGEDDIIRFQDDYSRTGEKASK
- a CDS encoding phosphodiester glycosidase family protein, with the protein product MQGWYQLGGAIASAAATGLFALWLQGSQAQPPTHHAQKLGGLANMVPPAPTESSNLPQSGDRMTINGREVAAPWYRWRPEKDSSWRLGIRDVTFGKLFGGELRDTQNPDQQPIQWFAYEQTVETHLAQGSRYLDITQLAQDAGWHWWIEGKTLHVTTQEATVNAIRRGEHEWGIRWVLQFDRATPWQNQLVGRITAESQSQQKDPQGTQARPQHEWMVAVDTQFLNKELQKKATNLAQDSLMGIKVREGKLRLRLQTPLHCPPRIQTLGDPPRLVLDLGPTAMPERDMLWAPGIRWRQDWIQVGSDRLGVRWLEIDLKKETMAVKPIGQPHTQVGLSSLAELARQWQAYAAINGGFFNRNNYLPLGVVRRDGMWLSAPVLGRGAIGWNDEGDVKIAPLRFQETITTGTGRQFPVIFFNSGYVRAGIARYNRQWGKTYTPLTDGEILVIVRDHRVVKRHQADKAGEKAYQIPTDGYLLALRSFHSAASAFPVGIRVTSQRSPQPTDFNNYPHILGAGPILLRNGDQVLNASQESFSRNFAAGRAPRSVVGTTNSGKLLLAAIHYSCDRDGKAIAPNLETTAQIMQRIGAVDALNLDGGNSSTLYLGGRILNKSPRQTGRIHNGIGVFLENSPATPH
- a CDS encoding DUF4912 domain-containing protein; the encoded protein is MAKERPPLEEMTLRQLRRVASELGISRYSRMRKAQLLTSIQQAQKQQTSLNNPPRVLEAQEEVEAAKFQVGQEDRSGGELSSVDEGLPELPDGYGESRIVLMPRDPQWAYAYWDVPREHREELRNQGGQQLALRLYDVTDITLESQTPHSVQEYPCDELAREWYLPIPVSDRDYAVEIGYRCADGRWLVLARSMTVRIPPVYPSDWVEDQFITVSFDEEIQGKTFANLVHPSERETAPANGAPASAIYDDIFARAQGAESQRVAGSVFGSMHQVPEQAISSYVFPSGVGMWAVPTMSGVSVSMSGVGMMSGVGMSGVGFSASAVPVKPRKFWLVADAELIVYGATEPDATVTIGGRPIKLNPDGTFRFQMSFQDGLIDYPIMAVAADGEQSRSIHMKFTRETPSRNTNTKEEAVETWFH